The Kocuria sp. TGY1127_2 genome includes a window with the following:
- a CDS encoding ATP-dependent Clp protease ATP-binding subunit yields the protein MFERFTDRARRVVVLAQEEARMLNHNYIGTEHLLLGLIHEGEGIAAKALESMGVTLSAVREQVQDIIGPGQQAPSGHIPFTPRAKKVLELSLREALQLGHNYIGTEHILLGLIRAGEGVASQVLSKLGAEPSRVRQTVIDMISGYQGGSGDSKETAGVGAGGKDGTPAGSAVLDQFGTNLTAAARESKLDPVIGRYKEMERVMQVLSRRTKNNPVLIGEPGVGKTAVVEGLAQAIVRGDVPETLKDKHLYTLDLGSLVAGSRYRGDFEERLKKVLKEIRTRGDIILFIDEIHTLVGAGAAEGAIDAASILKPMLARGELQTIGATTLDEYRKHIEKDAALERRFQPIQVDEPSQAHTVEILKGLRDKYEAHHRVTISDEALEAAVSLSARYISDRFLPDKAIDMIDEAGARLRIKRLTAPPEIKDLEERVAEVRAQKEAAIDGQDFEKAASLRDKEQKLIAEKDEEEKKWKESDSAMGEVTPDVISEVLSASTGVPVYKLTDEESGRLLNMEDELHRRVIGQDNAIKALSRSIRRTRAGLKDPHRPGGSFIFAGPTGVGKTELAKALAEFLFGDDESLITLDMSEYQEKHTVSRLFGAPPGYVGYEEGGQLTEKVRRKPFSVVLFDEVEKAHADLFNSLLQILEDGRLTDSQGRVVDFKNTVIIMTTNLGTKDISRRVPVGFQSIEDPTTNYERMQSKVQEELKEHFRPEFLNRVDDIIVFPQLSEKEILQIVDLFVARLAERLRDKDMSIELTDKAKEVLGERGYDPSMGARPLRRTMQRDIEDHISEKILFGEIKGGEKITVDVEGEGKEAKFIFSSQKMSELSDDGFDYGATESTESNPDSQQLSRPSTPPRYEGGDGGGAAGSATA from the coding sequence ATGTTTGAACGGTTTACGGACCGCGCACGGCGTGTTGTGGTGCTGGCTCAGGAAGAAGCCCGCATGCTCAACCACAATTACATCGGCACAGAACACCTGTTGCTGGGTCTGATCCATGAGGGCGAAGGAATCGCCGCCAAGGCTCTGGAGTCCATGGGAGTGACCCTCTCTGCCGTTCGCGAGCAAGTGCAAGACATCATTGGACCTGGCCAGCAGGCACCGAGCGGGCACATCCCGTTCACCCCGCGGGCCAAGAAGGTTCTCGAACTCTCTCTTCGGGAAGCCCTTCAGCTGGGCCACAACTACATCGGGACCGAGCACATTTTGCTCGGTCTGATCCGCGCCGGCGAAGGAGTTGCGTCCCAGGTTCTGTCCAAGTTGGGCGCCGAGCCTTCCCGCGTCCGCCAGACGGTTATCGACATGATTTCCGGTTACCAGGGCGGTTCAGGAGATTCCAAAGAGACCGCAGGCGTTGGCGCCGGCGGCAAGGATGGCACCCCAGCAGGGTCCGCCGTCCTGGACCAGTTCGGCACCAACCTGACTGCGGCGGCTCGCGAGAGCAAGCTGGACCCGGTGATCGGGCGGTACAAGGAGATGGAACGCGTCATGCAGGTCCTCTCCCGGCGTACCAAGAACAACCCCGTGCTCATCGGTGAGCCCGGCGTCGGCAAGACCGCCGTTGTCGAGGGGCTGGCCCAGGCTATCGTCCGCGGAGACGTTCCGGAGACGCTCAAGGACAAGCATCTCTACACGTTGGACTTGGGCTCCCTCGTGGCTGGTTCGCGTTACCGTGGTGACTTCGAGGAACGCCTCAAGAAGGTGCTCAAGGAGATCCGCACTCGTGGCGACATCATCCTGTTCATCGACGAGATCCACACTTTGGTGGGCGCAGGTGCCGCAGAAGGTGCGATAGACGCCGCTTCGATCCTCAAGCCGATGCTGGCTCGCGGCGAATTGCAGACGATCGGCGCCACCACGTTGGACGAGTACCGCAAGCACATCGAGAAGGACGCCGCGCTCGAGCGCCGCTTCCAGCCGATCCAGGTCGATGAGCCTTCGCAGGCCCACACGGTCGAGATTCTCAAGGGGCTCAGGGACAAATACGAGGCGCACCACCGGGTCACGATTTCCGATGAGGCACTCGAAGCCGCGGTGAGTCTCTCGGCCCGATACATCTCGGACCGGTTCCTCCCGGACAAGGCGATCGACATGATCGACGAAGCCGGTGCTCGTCTCCGCATCAAACGCCTGACGGCCCCGCCGGAGATCAAGGATCTCGAGGAGCGCGTCGCGGAAGTGCGGGCGCAGAAAGAAGCGGCGATCGACGGTCAGGACTTCGAGAAGGCCGCATCGCTCCGCGACAAGGAGCAGAAGCTCATCGCGGAGAAGGATGAGGAGGAGAAGAAATGGAAGGAGAGCGATTCCGCCATGGGCGAGGTCACTCCGGACGTCATCTCCGAAGTGCTCTCGGCCTCCACAGGTGTGCCTGTGTACAAGCTCACCGATGAGGAATCCGGTCGCCTTCTCAACATGGAGGACGAGCTGCACCGCCGCGTCATCGGCCAGGACAATGCCATCAAGGCGCTGTCCCGCTCGATCCGGCGTACTCGTGCGGGTCTGAAGGATCCGCACCGTCCCGGTGGCTCGTTCATCTTCGCCGGGCCCACCGGCGTCGGCAAGACCGAGCTGGCCAAAGCCCTGGCCGAGTTCCTGTTCGGTGACGACGAATCCCTGATCACCCTGGACATGTCCGAATACCAAGAGAAGCACACTGTCTCGCGACTGTTCGGCGCTCCTCCCGGTTACGTCGGTTATGAAGAGGGCGGACAGTTGACCGAGAAAGTCCGCCGCAAGCCGTTCTCCGTGGTTCTCTTCGACGAGGTCGAGAAGGCCCACGCCGATTTGTTCAACTCGTTGTTGCAGATCCTGGAGGATGGTCGTCTGACCGATTCCCAGGGTCGCGTAGTGGACTTCAAGAACACCGTGATCATCATGACCACGAACCTCGGCACCAAGGACATTTCGCGGCGTGTGCCCGTTGGTTTCCAGTCCATTGAGGACCCGACGACCAACTACGAGCGCATGCAGTCGAAGGTCCAGGAGGAACTCAAGGAGCACTTCCGTCCCGAGTTCTTGAACCGTGTGGACGACATCATCGTCTTCCCGCAGCTGTCGGAGAAGGAAATCCTTCAGATCGTCGACCTGTTCGTCGCACGTCTGGCGGAACGCCTGAGGGACAAGGACATGTCAATCGAGCTCACGGACAAGGCCAAGGAGGTCCTGGGGGAGCGCGGCTACGATCCTTCGATGGGCGCTCGTCCGTTGCGTCGTACCATGCAGCGCGACATCGAGGACCACATCTCCGAGAAGATTCTCTTCGGAGAGATCAAGGGTGGCGAAAAGATCACCGTGGACGTCGAAGGCGAGGGGAAGGAAGCCAAATTCATTTTCTCTTCGCAGAAGATGTCGGAGCTGTCCGACGACGGTTTCGATTACGGCGCGACCGAGTCGACCGAGTCGAATCCGGATTCGCAGCAGCTCTCGCGCCCGTCAACGCCTCCGCGTTATGAAGGCGGCGACGGCGGTGGGGCCGCGGGCTCCGCGACCGCATAG
- a CDS encoding Lsr2 family protein, giving the protein MAQKVKIILEDDLEGGAADETVRFGLDGGQYEIDLSSGNAAKLRDAIRPFAAKARRVQARNSGRTGSGKGTGQVRNPETALIRKWAKDNGYNVSDRGRIHQEIQDAYYAARKKDS; this is encoded by the coding sequence ATGGCTCAGAAAGTAAAGATCATTCTGGAAGACGATCTCGAGGGCGGTGCCGCCGACGAAACCGTACGTTTCGGACTCGACGGCGGCCAGTACGAAATCGATCTGTCCTCGGGCAACGCCGCAAAGCTGCGCGACGCGATCCGTCCGTTCGCCGCCAAGGCCCGCCGCGTGCAGGCTCGCAACAGTGGCCGGACCGGATCGGGCAAGGGTACGGGCCAGGTCCGCAATCCCGAGACCGCTCTGATTCGCAAGTGGGCCAAGGACAACGGCTACAACGTGTCCGATCGTGGTCGCATCCACCAGGAGATTCAGGACGCCTACTACGCAGCCCGTAAGAAGGACTCCTAG
- the lysS gene encoding lysine--tRNA ligase, translated as MRIRMDKRAELISRGREAYPVGLPITRTIQSIREQYEGLEAGEETGDVVGVSGRVVFVRNTGKLCFASIQAGDGTRLQAMISLAKAGQENLDDWKALVDLGDHVFVHGEVVSSRRGELSVMVEDWEMASKSLRALPTLHKDLNEETRVRQRYLDLMVRKEAQETVIKRAKIMQTVRQVLVDEGYIEIESPILQLVHGGATARPFQTHLNAFDQDMTLRIATELYLKRAVVGGIDRVFEIGRIFRNEGVDSTHSPEFTTLEAYQAYGDQFTMAELIKDIIMSCADAVGTHQIETEKGTIDLDAEWKWLGVYPGLSEAVGQEITPETPADVLREIAQKHEVSVDPAWGAEKLVIELFGEIVEPTLINPTFVCDYPPSAQPLARPHRSKPDVIEAWDLIIGGTERGTAFSELIDPVIQRERLTEQSRLAAGGDDEAMELDEDFLRALEHAAPPMGGLGLGIDRLMMLFTGLGIRETILFPLMKPE; from the coding sequence ATGCGAATCCGCATGGATAAGCGTGCCGAGCTGATTTCACGGGGGCGTGAAGCCTACCCCGTGGGTCTTCCGATTACTCGCACCATTCAGAGCATCCGTGAACAGTACGAAGGCCTCGAAGCCGGCGAAGAGACGGGTGATGTCGTCGGAGTCTCCGGGCGCGTGGTGTTCGTGCGGAACACGGGAAAGCTGTGCTTTGCGAGCATCCAGGCCGGGGACGGCACCCGGCTGCAAGCCATGATTTCGCTGGCCAAGGCTGGACAGGAGAATCTGGACGACTGGAAGGCCCTCGTGGACCTAGGGGATCACGTGTTCGTGCACGGGGAAGTCGTCAGCTCACGCCGCGGCGAGCTGTCCGTCATGGTCGAGGACTGGGAGATGGCCTCGAAGTCCTTGCGGGCGCTTCCGACATTGCACAAGGACCTCAACGAAGAGACCCGGGTCCGCCAACGCTACCTGGATCTCATGGTTCGCAAGGAAGCGCAGGAAACGGTGATCAAGCGCGCGAAGATCATGCAGACCGTGCGCCAGGTCCTTGTCGACGAGGGATACATCGAGATCGAGTCACCTATTCTTCAGCTCGTCCACGGGGGTGCCACCGCACGCCCGTTCCAAACGCATTTGAATGCTTTTGACCAGGACATGACCCTGCGCATCGCGACCGAACTTTATTTGAAGCGGGCCGTGGTCGGCGGAATTGATCGCGTTTTCGAAATCGGCCGTATTTTCCGCAATGAGGGAGTGGATTCGACCCACAGCCCCGAATTTACGACCCTCGAGGCTTATCAGGCATATGGGGACCAGTTCACCATGGCCGAGCTCATCAAGGACATCATCATGTCCTGTGCGGACGCCGTGGGAACACATCAGATCGAAACCGAAAAAGGCACGATCGATCTGGACGCGGAATGGAAGTGGCTGGGTGTTTATCCTGGTCTTTCGGAAGCGGTGGGCCAGGAAATCACGCCCGAGACGCCCGCTGATGTTCTGCGAGAAATCGCACAAAAGCACGAAGTCTCCGTGGATCCTGCATGGGGCGCTGAGAAGCTCGTGATTGAGCTATTCGGGGAAATCGTGGAGCCGACCCTGATCAATCCGACATTCGTGTGCGATTACCCGCCGTCTGCTCAGCCACTGGCCCGTCCGCATCGTTCCAAGCCTGATGTCATCGAGGCTTGGGACCTCATCATCGGCGGAACGGAGCGCGGAACGGCGTTCTCCGAATTGATCGATCCCGTGATCCAGCGCGAGCGTCTCACGGAACAATCCCGTTTGGCTGCCGGCGGCGACGACGAGGCGATGGAGCTCGACGAGGACTTCCTGCGGGCCCTGGAACACGCCGCTCCTCCCATGGGCGGCCTGGGGCTGGGAATTGATCGCTTGATGATGTTGTTTACCGGACTGGGGATTAGGGAAACAATCCTGTTTCCGCTGATGAAGCCCGAATAA
- the panC gene encoding pantoate--beta-alanine ligase has product MTGELFVARTLEEFSAHISQRMGDAEARIHSAEAERLADHRADPETEPAAPRVATMGFVPTMGALHDGHGTLINRAREQNDVVAVSIFVNPLQFGPGEDYDKYPRREEEDLALLREQGVDIVFIPELDVMYPGGEPLVRVSSGRLGTLFEGAARPGHFDGVLTVVNKLFNVVVSAAGTHRVRAYFGQKDAQQVALVQRMVADFNIPLAVCPVAIVRDDDGLAMSSRNSYLGPEERKAALVLSRTLALLREEGLSRGYAGIDVDAARERISDRDGVELEYLEIVDPKTFEAPVDNSERATALAAVRVGGTRLIDNMDVI; this is encoded by the coding sequence ATGACGGGTGAGCTTTTCGTTGCTCGAACCCTGGAAGAATTTTCCGCCCATATCAGCCAGAGAATGGGCGACGCCGAGGCGCGAATCCACTCGGCCGAGGCCGAAAGGCTCGCTGACCATCGTGCCGACCCGGAAACCGAGCCCGCTGCGCCCCGCGTCGCGACGATGGGATTCGTTCCGACCATGGGTGCGCTCCACGACGGGCACGGGACCCTGATCAACCGGGCTCGCGAGCAGAACGACGTCGTCGCAGTCTCGATCTTCGTCAACCCCCTGCAATTCGGTCCTGGAGAGGACTACGACAAGTACCCTCGTCGGGAGGAAGAGGACCTGGCTCTGCTGCGAGAGCAAGGCGTTGATATCGTGTTCATCCCCGAACTAGATGTCATGTATCCGGGGGGAGAGCCCCTGGTCCGTGTGAGCTCGGGGCGTCTGGGCACCCTTTTTGAGGGAGCGGCCCGTCCCGGACACTTCGACGGCGTCCTGACCGTGGTCAACAAGCTGTTCAACGTTGTCGTTTCGGCAGCCGGGACCCACCGCGTCAGAGCGTATTTCGGGCAGAAGGACGCCCAGCAGGTCGCATTGGTCCAACGGATGGTCGCTGACTTCAACATTCCCTTGGCCGTATGCCCCGTTGCGATTGTTCGCGATGACGACGGCCTGGCCATGTCCTCCCGCAATTCGTACCTCGGCCCCGAGGAAAGGAAAGCAGCGCTCGTTCTGTCGCGGACATTGGCGCTGTTACGGGAAGAAGGGCTGTCCCGCGGCTACGCGGGAATAGACGTCGACGCCGCACGAGAGCGCATCTCGGACAGGGACGGCGTGGAGCTCGAATACCTCGAAATCGTCGATCCCAAAACATTCGAAGCGCCGGTGGACAACTCGGAACGCGCGACCGCTCTCGCGGCGGTTCGAGTAGGCGGGACGCGGCTCATCGACAATATGGATGTCATCTAG
- a CDS encoding Rossmann-like and DUF2520 domain-containing protein: MTEPASRPGRLGIGIIGAGKVGAVLGAALRNAGHALVGVHAVSEESRTRAEALLPDVPVLRIPEIVERSEVVLFAVPDDVLEPLVSGLARGSHFTTGQILIHTSGRFGTDVLSAGRDAGTIALAIHPAMTFTGLSLDLTRLQTASFGVTAAAPFLPIAQAMVVEMGGEPVVIAEGDRPLYHAALAHASNHTVTLIAQASQILESLGVESPGEVLGPLVRASVDNALASGDSALTGPVVRGDSGTVETHREILQGFGAEESAPDIGAAYLALAEASAYRAHRRGVLPEEAFHRILRALDLEKAPESESDDHEQ; encoded by the coding sequence ATGACTGAACCAGCGAGTCGCCCAGGGCGGCTCGGAATAGGGATCATCGGCGCAGGAAAGGTCGGCGCCGTGCTCGGTGCCGCCCTGCGCAACGCGGGCCACGCGCTCGTTGGGGTTCACGCCGTTTCGGAAGAGTCACGGACGAGGGCCGAGGCGCTTCTGCCCGACGTTCCCGTTCTCCGGATTCCCGAAATCGTCGAGCGCAGTGAAGTCGTTCTATTCGCAGTTCCCGACGATGTACTCGAACCTCTGGTGTCAGGGTTAGCCCGGGGTAGTCACTTCACCACGGGGCAGATCCTGATCCACACCTCCGGCCGTTTCGGAACGGACGTCTTGTCCGCCGGCCGGGACGCCGGCACGATCGCGCTGGCTATTCACCCGGCCATGACTTTCACGGGTCTTTCGCTTGATCTGACGCGATTGCAGACCGCGAGTTTCGGCGTGACGGCCGCGGCCCCCTTCCTACCGATCGCACAAGCGATGGTCGTGGAAATGGGAGGAGAGCCTGTGGTCATTGCCGAGGGCGACCGTCCCCTGTACCACGCCGCTCTGGCCCACGCGTCGAATCATACGGTCACGCTCATCGCACAGGCTTCCCAAATTTTGGAGAGCCTCGGGGTCGAGAGCCCTGGCGAGGTTCTGGGCCCGCTCGTGCGGGCCAGCGTCGACAACGCCTTGGCTTCGGGCGACAGCGCTCTGACCGGACCCGTGGTGCGTGGTGACTCCGGGACGGTCGAGACCCACCGAGAGATCCTCCAAGGCTTCGGGGCAGAAGAATCCGCGCCGGATATCGGTGCGGCGTACCTCGCTCTCGCGGAGGCGAGCGCTTACCGCGCACATCGGCGTGGGGTTCTGCCTGAAGAAGCATTTCACCGAATATTGCGGGCGCTAGACCTTGAAAAAGCGCCCGAAAGTGAAAGCGACGACCACGAACAGTAA
- a CDS encoding PH domain-containing protein, with translation MKDSQIPATKDWERVHPLSPLARFWFAILIFLFAIGRHFIEDAFEGQTDVQKVRHGFGEFFASLSLIAWLGLIFAIVLVLGGMFWSWWFTRYLVTEDSVRMRQGYFFRKEKQARLDRVQSIEIFQPFFARLVGMAELRFDVADSGDSALHLQYLRKTEAEELRARLLGRKQTILAKESGTGDSAVRPALSRSESPWSQDLPVEGQSGDPATTAEPSVGGTGAYLLGPGTSPTGPRVDTESPIASVGVGRAVLATLLGSTGIWFVIVLLASLSFAIFLPEVGGFIFIPAALSLVSGVWSSVNTSANFRVARTQDGLKVRYGLTSTRTQTLPLGKIQAVGIEQPVLWRIPGWFRVRINTAGLGSSSSEGEHRVLLPVGAGQDLMNLLPHIVATTEAGIDGHQLRAALEGSGPGYGFVVAPRRSRWLDPFSYRRNGYSNTADLLLLRGGWLKRRLSVVPHERTQSASITNGPLLRLLGLADVRLDSVGGSVRTTVAHLAVDDARRMIRDQANRAAFARRLTSGRIPRGAGTYSTIKDEAHYD, from the coding sequence ATGAAGGACTCACAGATTCCCGCCACCAAGGACTGGGAACGGGTACACCCCCTGAGCCCGCTGGCTCGCTTCTGGTTCGCCATCCTGATCTTCCTCTTCGCAATCGGCAGGCACTTCATCGAGGACGCCTTCGAAGGCCAGACCGACGTCCAGAAAGTGCGTCACGGCTTCGGGGAATTCTTCGCATCTCTCAGCCTCATCGCCTGGCTCGGGCTGATCTTCGCGATCGTCCTGGTTCTCGGCGGTATGTTCTGGAGCTGGTGGTTCACCCGCTACCTCGTGACCGAGGACTCGGTCCGGATGCGGCAGGGGTACTTCTTCCGCAAAGAAAAACAGGCGCGCCTCGATCGCGTGCAGAGCATCGAGATCTTTCAGCCGTTCTTTGCACGCCTGGTCGGCATGGCGGAGCTGCGGTTCGACGTCGCGGATTCCGGGGACTCAGCCCTGCACCTCCAATACCTGCGCAAAACCGAGGCCGAAGAGCTCCGCGCGCGCCTCTTGGGCCGGAAGCAGACTATTCTGGCGAAGGAATCCGGCACGGGTGACTCGGCCGTTAGGCCGGCTCTCAGCCGGTCAGAATCCCCGTGGTCCCAGGATCTTCCTGTCGAGGGTCAGAGCGGCGACCCTGCGACCACCGCCGAGCCCTCCGTCGGCGGCACCGGGGCGTACCTTCTCGGCCCCGGAACTTCTCCGACCGGCCCTCGCGTCGACACCGAAAGTCCGATCGCCTCGGTCGGTGTCGGGCGTGCCGTTCTGGCAACTCTTCTCGGCTCAACCGGGATCTGGTTCGTGATCGTTCTCCTAGCGTCGTTGTCCTTCGCCATTTTTCTCCCGGAGGTAGGCGGATTCATCTTTATACCCGCTGCCTTGAGCCTGGTGAGCGGTGTGTGGAGCTCGGTCAACACCTCCGCGAATTTCCGAGTAGCGCGCACACAGGACGGACTCAAAGTGCGGTACGGGCTGACGTCCACCCGAACTCAGACCCTTCCTCTGGGCAAGATCCAGGCCGTCGGTATTGAGCAACCCGTGTTGTGGCGCATACCGGGCTGGTTCCGTGTGCGAATCAATACGGCAGGGTTGGGCTCATCATCGTCTGAAGGAGAACATCGGGTCCTCTTGCCTGTGGGAGCGGGGCAAGACCTGATGAATCTCTTGCCGCACATCGTCGCCACGACGGAGGCCGGGATCGACGGACATCAGCTGCGAGCCGCGCTCGAAGGAAGCGGACCGGGTTACGGATTTGTGGTGGCCCCGCGCCGTTCCCGATGGTTGGATCCCTTCAGCTACCGGCGCAACGGATATTCCAATACTGCGGATTTGCTGCTTCTGCGCGGTGGCTGGCTGAAGCGTAGGCTCTCCGTTGTGCCCCACGAGAGGACACAGTCGGCCTCGATCACGAACGGGCCTTTGCTCAGGCTTCTCGGCCTGGCGGACGTGCGTCTGGATTCCGTCGGGGGATCGGTCCGCACCACGGTCGCGCACCTGGCCGTCGACGACGCTCGACGCATGATTCGTGACCAGGCGAATCGGGCAGCATTCGCTCGTAGACTCACGAGCGGACGAATTCCACGGGGTGCCGGAACATACTCAACGATCAAGGACGAAGCACACTATGACTGA
- a CDS encoding PH domain-containing protein, with product MPGTSDAENHEVPSHDRSEPNPRRRADVHPLGGKPRDDKPVADHAVAESVNQDSEPSRRLGPGSPRFEEKLRELDAWDTEWIRPDRRYPRLILVSEALSTVVVTAILSIPLVFVSIGWWNWPWLWLAIVVPAVYLVVSILRMALVPRRARARGYSEREDDLLIRHGVLWHKINAVPYGRLQTVEVSVGPLERKFGLAKVELHTASSSTDAKIEGISARDAARLREELSKRGDDRLAGL from the coding sequence ATGCCAGGAACCAGCGACGCTGAGAACCACGAGGTCCCGAGCCACGACCGTTCGGAACCGAACCCACGGAGACGAGCCGACGTCCATCCGCTGGGCGGGAAACCACGAGACGACAAACCGGTTGCTGACCACGCTGTTGCCGAATCGGTGAATCAAGACAGCGAGCCATCGCGACGCCTTGGACCCGGTAGCCCTCGTTTCGAAGAGAAACTTCGGGAATTGGACGCATGGGACACGGAGTGGATCCGGCCGGATCGGCGGTACCCTCGGCTCATTCTCGTCTCCGAAGCCCTGTCCACCGTGGTCGTGACCGCGATCCTGAGTATCCCCCTCGTCTTCGTCTCGATCGGGTGGTGGAACTGGCCCTGGCTGTGGCTGGCCATCGTGGTCCCCGCCGTGTACCTCGTGGTGAGCATCCTCCGAATGGCACTCGTGCCTCGGCGCGCACGGGCCCGAGGATATTCGGAACGCGAAGACGATCTGTTGATCCGTCACGGAGTCCTGTGGCACAAGATCAACGCGGTACCCTATGGGCGTCTCCAAACCGTCGAGGTCTCGGTCGGCCCGCTGGAACGCAAATTCGGTCTGGCCAAGGTCGAGCTGCACACGGCGTCATCGTCGACCGATGCAAAGATCGAAGGCATCAGCGCGCGCGACGCTGCCCGGTTGCGCGAGGAGCTGTCGAAGCGTGGCGACGACCGACTCGCGGGGCTGTAA
- a CDS encoding DUF3180 domain-containing protein translates to MRPLRYRWLVLLAAVVLAASSVVTALWPDLREVAFVLPWPSLALSILLAAVSLSLGWRVRAHVKDPKHKPIEPVFAARIAVLGQTCAVYGTVLFGWAGGVLIYELALLRFRPASDTLVLSIANVVVGAVVCIAGCVAEMWCKRPPDDPNSSESGNGISSRRRNDNDIPEGEGGYARNQRR, encoded by the coding sequence GTGAGACCTCTCCGTTACCGATGGTTGGTCCTTCTGGCGGCGGTGGTCTTGGCCGCGAGCAGCGTCGTGACGGCGTTGTGGCCTGACCTGCGTGAAGTGGCCTTTGTTCTGCCGTGGCCGTCGCTCGCGTTGAGTATTCTCCTGGCCGCGGTATCCCTGAGTCTCGGATGGAGGGTCAGAGCTCACGTCAAAGACCCCAAGCACAAACCCATCGAGCCGGTTTTCGCAGCGAGGATCGCGGTTCTCGGTCAAACCTGTGCCGTCTACGGGACCGTGCTCTTCGGTTGGGCCGGAGGGGTGCTCATCTACGAGCTCGCGCTGTTGAGATTTCGACCGGCTTCGGACACCTTGGTACTGAGCATCGCTAATGTGGTGGTTGGTGCGGTGGTGTGCATCGCAGGCTGCGTCGCCGAGATGTGGTGCAAGAGGCCTCCGGACGACCCGAACAGTTCCGAGTCCGGCAACGGAATCTCTTCTCGACGTCGCAACGACAATGACATACCCGAGGGAGAAGGCGGATATGCCAGGAACCAGCGACGCTGA
- the folK gene encoding 2-amino-4-hydroxy-6-hydroxymethyldihydropteridine diphosphokinase codes for MTVDSIIALGSNLGESQDTLARAITALANNEKITVEAVSPIAVTEPVGGPEGQPNYLNQVIRVSTDMSPFALLRFCQGIEEDFHRVRTVRWGPRTLDIDIVTFGNLFMDEPELSLPHPRAAERAFVLAPWARMDPDALLDGQPVVDLAARAEDRNGIRGYLGETITPGQST; via the coding sequence ATGACCGTTGATTCCATCATCGCCCTCGGATCGAATCTGGGGGAGTCACAGGATACGCTCGCACGCGCCATCACCGCCCTCGCGAACAATGAGAAGATCACCGTAGAGGCGGTTTCCCCGATTGCCGTGACGGAACCCGTTGGTGGCCCTGAAGGCCAACCGAACTATCTCAACCAGGTCATCCGGGTGAGCACCGACATGAGTCCCTTTGCCCTCTTGCGGTTCTGTCAGGGGATCGAGGAAGATTTTCACCGAGTCCGGACCGTCCGCTGGGGTCCGCGAACCCTTGATATTGACATCGTGACGTTCGGGAACCTCTTCATGGACGAACCCGAATTGAGTCTGCCGCATCCCCGAGCGGCAGAGCGTGCATTCGTCCTGGCCCCTTGGGCGCGCATGGATCCGGATGCCCTGTTGGACGGTCAGCCCGTGGTTGACCTAGCCGCCCGCGCCGAGGACCGAAACGGAATACGGGGATACTTGGGCGAAACGATCACGCCGGGACAAAGCACGTGA
- the folB gene encoding dihydroneopterin aldolase, protein MTENLQEAPAAAVAPGTSQYDRISVTGIGAVGYHGVFDHEKRVGQPFFVDVTLFMDCRTAGRTDDLENTVNYGAVAESVKEVIVGEPVNLIETVAERIVQGLFEKFDLPAVEVTVHKPKAPIEVTFADVSVTILRENHDR, encoded by the coding sequence ATGACGGAAAATCTCCAAGAAGCGCCAGCCGCAGCCGTGGCGCCGGGCACAAGCCAATATGACCGAATCTCGGTCACAGGCATTGGCGCCGTCGGTTATCACGGGGTTTTCGATCATGAGAAACGCGTGGGTCAGCCGTTTTTCGTGGACGTCACGCTGTTCATGGACTGCCGTACCGCGGGCCGGACGGACGACCTGGAGAACACCGTCAACTACGGTGCGGTGGCCGAATCGGTCAAAGAAGTCATCGTCGGAGAACCCGTCAACCTCATCGAAACCGTTGCCGAGCGCATTGTCCAGGGACTGTTCGAGAAGTTCGACCTGCCTGCCGTCGAGGTGACGGTCCACAAGCCGAAAGCGCCCATCGAGGTCACCTTCGCGGATGTTTCAGTGACGATTCTGCGGGAGAACCATGACCGTTGA